A part of Pseudomonas leptonychotis genomic DNA contains:
- the prmC gene encoding peptide chain release factor N(5)-glutamine methyltransferase has protein sequence MPSIESLLSNAELPGSPTPRLDAELLLAHALGKPRSYLHTWPERALDAAQLECYQAAMVRRQAGEPVAYILGQQGFWSLELEVAAHTLIPRPDTELLVETVLALLPATLAQVLDLGTGTGAIALALASERPAWRLTGVDRVAEAVALAERNRTRLKLSNSAFVESHWFSALAGQRFQLIVSNPPYIAADDRHLAEGDVRFEPSSALVAGADGLDDIRLIIQQAPGYLEAGGWLLLEHGFDQAAAVRELLSARGFSVVESRRDLGGHERISLGRFDNE, from the coding sequence ATGCCTAGCATCGAATCCCTGTTGAGCAACGCCGAACTACCTGGCTCGCCAACCCCGCGCCTGGATGCCGAGTTGCTGCTCGCCCACGCCCTGGGCAAGCCGCGCAGTTATCTGCACACCTGGCCGGAGCGTGCGCTCGATGCGGCGCAGCTTGAGTGTTATCAGGCGGCAATGGTGCGGCGTCAGGCGGGGGAGCCGGTGGCTTATATCCTCGGTCAGCAGGGCTTCTGGAGCCTGGAGTTGGAGGTTGCGGCGCACACCCTGATTCCGCGGCCCGATACAGAACTGTTGGTTGAGACTGTTCTGGCGCTGCTGCCGGCCACACTGGCGCAGGTGCTTGATCTGGGCACTGGTACCGGTGCGATTGCTTTGGCGCTGGCCAGTGAACGCCCGGCCTGGCGGCTAACCGGGGTAGACCGAGTAGCGGAGGCGGTGGCGCTGGCCGAGCGCAACCGCACACGGCTTAAATTGAGCAACTCGGCTTTTGTTGAAAGCCATTGGTTTAGTGCCTTGGCCGGCCAGCGCTTTCAGCTGATTGTCAGTAATCCGCCGTATATCGCCGCCGATGATCGTCATCTGGCTGAGGGTGATGTGCGTTTTGAACCAAGCAGCGCGCTGGTCGCCGGGGCGGACGGGCTGGATGATATCCGCCTGATTATCCAACAGGCACCGGGCTATCTTGAAGCAGGTGGCTGGTTGCTGCTGGAGCATGGTTTCGATCAGGCGGCGGCGGTGCGCGAGCTGCTCAGCGCACGTGGTTTTAGCGTGGTGGAAAGCCGACGTGACCTGGGCGGCCACGAACGCATCAGTCTGGGACGTTTCGATAATGAGTGA
- a CDS encoding molybdopterin-synthase adenylyltransferase MoeB — MLTDEELLRYSRQILLQQIDIDGQLRLKNSRALIIGLGGLGSPVALYLAAAGVGELHLADFDTVDLTNLQRQIVHDTQSIGLSKVDSASKRLLAINPQLCVHVHRQGLDSDSLAAAVAAVDLVLDCSDNFSTREAVNAACVAAKVPLVSGAAIRLEGQLSVFDLRRDDSPCYHCIYGHGSEAELTCSEAGVVGPLVGMVGSLQALEALKLLAQFGEPLVGRLLLIDALGSRFRELRVKRDPGCSVCGSHAP, encoded by the coding sequence ATGCTGACGGATGAGGAACTGCTGCGTTACAGCCGGCAGATCCTCCTGCAACAGATCGATATCGACGGCCAACTGCGCCTGAAAAACAGCCGTGCGTTGATCATCGGCCTAGGTGGCTTGGGCTCCCCGGTGGCGCTGTATCTGGCGGCGGCCGGGGTAGGTGAATTGCACCTGGCGGACTTCGATACGGTCGATTTGACCAACCTGCAACGGCAGATCGTGCATGACACCCAAAGCATTGGCCTGAGCAAGGTCGATTCGGCGAGCAAACGCCTGCTGGCGATCAATCCGCAGTTGTGCGTGCACGTCCATCGTCAGGGATTGGACAGCGATTCGCTGGCCGCTGCCGTGGCTGCTGTGGATCTGGTATTGGATTGCTCGGATAATTTCAGCACCCGCGAGGCGGTCAATGCTGCTTGTGTGGCGGCCAAAGTGCCGCTGGTCAGCGGCGCGGCGATCCGCTTGGAAGGTCAGCTGTCAGTGTTCGACCTGCGTCGCGATGACAGCCCTTGTTACCACTGTATTTATGGTCATGGCAGCGAAGCCGAGCTGACGTGCAGCGAAGCCGGTGTGGTCGGCCCGCTGGTGGGCATGGTCGGCAGTTTGCAGGCGCTGGAAGCCTTGAAGTTGCTGGCGCAGTTTGGTGAGCCGCTGGTGGGGCGTTTGCTGCTGATCGATGCCCTCGGCAGCCGCTTCCGTGAGTTACGAGTCAAGCGTGATCCCGGTTGCAGTGTCTGTGGCAGCCATGCCCCGTAA
- the murI gene encoding glutamate racemase — protein sequence MPRNACRGAPIGVFDSGVGGLSVLREIRTLLPSESLLYIADSGHVPYGEKSPEFIRERCRVLAEFLLAQGAKALVLACNTATVAGVAELRERYPQLPLVGMEPAVKPAAAATTSGVVGVLATTGTLKSAKFAALLDRFASDVRVITQPCPGLVEQIEAGELDSAATRELLQGFVAPLLAEGCDTLILGCTHYPFIKPLLRSLVPDSISLIDTGPAVARQVQRLLADHDLLANGTAQPTQFWSSGEPQALQQVLPLLWGDAAHVRALS from the coding sequence ATGCCCCGTAACGCATGCAGAGGCGCGCCGATTGGCGTGTTCGACTCAGGTGTCGGCGGGCTGTCGGTGCTGCGCGAAATTCGCACGCTGTTGCCCAGTGAGTCGCTGCTGTATATAGCCGACAGCGGGCATGTGCCCTACGGCGAAAAGAGTCCGGAGTTTATCCGTGAGCGTTGCCGGGTACTGGCTGAGTTTCTACTCGCCCAGGGCGCCAAGGCGCTGGTGCTGGCCTGTAATACCGCCACCGTGGCCGGGGTTGCCGAACTGCGCGAGCGTTATCCGCAGTTACCGCTGGTGGGCATGGAGCCGGCGGTAAAGCCGGCGGCGGCCGCGACAACGAGTGGCGTAGTCGGTGTGCTGGCCACCACGGGCACGCTGAAAAGCGCCAAGTTCGCCGCCTTACTCGACCGTTTCGCCAGCGATGTACGGGTGATTACCCAGCCTTGTCCAGGGCTGGTGGAGCAGATCGAAGCCGGCGAGCTGGACAGTGCGGCAACCCGTGAGTTGCTACAAGGCTTTGTTGCACCGTTACTGGCCGAAGGCTGCGATACGCTGATTCTCGGCTGCACCCATTACCCCTTTATCAAACCGCTGCTGCGCAGCTTGGTGCCCGACTCGATCAGCCTGATCGACACCGGGCCTGCAGTGGCGCGCCAGGTTCAGCGTCTGCTGGCAGACCATGATCTGCTCGCTAATGGCACGGCACAACCGACGCAGTTCTGGTCCAGTGGCGAGCCGCAAGCGCTGCAGCAAGTATTGCCCTTGCTCTGGGGTGACGCAGCTCACGTGCGGGCACTGTCGTAG
- a CDS encoding acyloxyacyl hydrolase, whose amino-acid sequence MRKIVSLVAFAALACGSVSTVQAMDMTVAIGQTGDSTMTYRLGTQFDFNQSWFASDVGRLSGYWDAAYTYWDGDKTASNHSLSFSPVFVYEFAGERFKPYVEAGIGIAAFSSTELESNDLGSSFQFEDRLGFGVRFADQEVGVRAMHYSNAGIKKPNDGVESYSLHYRLSF is encoded by the coding sequence ATGAGAAAAATTGTGAGTTTGGTTGCGTTTGCAGCCCTGGCTTGCGGGTCTGTCAGTACTGTGCAGGCAATGGATATGACTGTTGCCATCGGGCAAACCGGTGACTCAACCATGACCTATCGCCTGGGCACCCAGTTTGATTTCAACCAAAGCTGGTTTGCCAGTGATGTGGGACGCCTGAGCGGTTACTGGGATGCGGCTTACACCTATTGGGATGGCGACAAAACCGCCAGTAACCACAGCCTTTCGTTCAGCCCTGTATTCGTTTACGAATTTGCCGGCGAACGTTTTAAACCCTATGTCGAGGCCGGTATTGGTATTGCAGCATTCTCCAGCACTGAGCTTGAGAGCAACGACTTGGGCTCGTCCTTCCAGTTTGAGGATCGCCTCGGTTTCGGCGTGCGGTTTGCTGATCAGGAAGTCGGCGTGCGTGCCATGCACTACTCCAATGCCGGGATCAAAAAGCCCAACGATGGGGTTGAGAGCTATTCCCTGCATTACCGCCTGAGCTTCTAG
- the rtcA gene encoding RNA 3'-terminal phosphate cyclase, protein MQKDFLELDGAIGGGQVLRSALSLSMVSGRPFRIVNIRAQRSRPGLLRQHLTAVLAAAEVCGADVEGAQLGSMNLSFRPGAIEAGNYSFSIGTAGSCTLVLQTLLPALLRAPDNSRLRISGGTHNPAAPPSDFLQQAWLPLLRRMGAQLELTLLRHGFAPAGGGQLELHVQPGQLQPLYLEERGAVLDQQARCLLAGVPGHVGARELERLAKRLKLPEEALHVVHLPQEHGPGNALLLEVRCEHVSELFAAFGQPRLRAENVADQVAKQARDWLGGETAVAEHLADQLLLPMVLAGGGSFTTPRRTAHLESNIQVIEAFMPVRIRCETLAPEQVRVSFLTAPHNQLTEQ, encoded by the coding sequence ATGCAAAAGGATTTCCTCGAACTGGACGGTGCCATCGGCGGCGGTCAGGTATTGCGCAGCGCACTAAGCCTGTCGATGGTCAGCGGGCGGCCGTTTCGGATCGTCAATATTCGCGCCCAACGCAGCCGGCCGGGTTTATTGCGTCAGCATCTAACCGCAGTGCTGGCGGCGGCCGAGGTTTGCGGCGCTGACGTCGAAGGAGCGCAGCTCGGTTCGATGAACCTGAGTTTCCGCCCTGGCGCCATCGAGGCCGGCAACTACAGCTTCAGCATCGGCACTGCCGGTAGCTGCACCCTGGTGCTGCAGACGCTGCTGCCGGCTTTGCTGCGCGCGCCCGACAACAGCCGCCTGCGAATCAGCGGCGGCACCCACAATCCAGCCGCGCCTCCGAGCGATTTTCTCCAGCAAGCCTGGCTACCGCTGTTACGACGCATGGGCGCACAGCTGGAGTTGACACTGCTGCGCCATGGCTTCGCACCGGCCGGCGGCGGCCAGTTGGAGTTGCATGTGCAACCCGGCCAACTGCAACCGCTGTATCTGGAGGAGCGCGGCGCGGTGCTCGACCAGCAGGCGCGGTGCCTGCTGGCCGGCGTGCCTGGACATGTCGGCGCAAGGGAATTGGAGCGTTTGGCCAAGCGCCTGAAACTGCCGGAAGAGGCGCTGCATGTCGTCCACCTGCCGCAAGAACATGGCCCGGGTAACGCGTTGCTGCTGGAAGTACGCTGCGAACATGTCAGCGAGCTGTTCGCAGCCTTCGGTCAGCCGCGACTACGCGCCGAGAACGTTGCCGATCAGGTGGCGAAACAGGCCCGCGATTGGCTAGGCGGCGAGACCGCAGTAGCCGAACACCTGGCCGATCAACTGTTGCTGCCCATGGTCTTGGCCGGCGGAGGCAGCTTCACCACGCCGCGGCGCACCGCGCATCTGGAGAGCAATATCCAAGTGATCGAAGCCTTTATGCCGGTGCGTATCCGTTGCGAAACCTTGGCACCGGAGCAGGTAAGAGTCAGTTTTCTGACTGCCCCTCACAACCAACTGACAGAGCAATAA
- a CDS encoding nucleotidyltransferase domain-containing protein, which yields MDLHQQRHPLSAEMREWVLRELKAIEAQHEVTVLYACESGSRAWGFASPDSDYDVRFVYVQRQPWYLRVDAPRDVIERPLSDELDIGGWELRKTLHLLRKSNPTLLEWLDSPLVYRSESGAAEQLRELAEQFYCPTAARHHYLSMAKKNFRGYLQDEQVRFKKYLYVLRPLLAVRWIDQGLGRPPMTFAALLDATVRDPTLLAEIDALLTLKRQVVESAYGPRREAIHAFIEQALQQAEAQPALPKAGGDTADLDRYLCETVLRYS from the coding sequence ATGGACCTGCATCAACAACGCCACCCGCTCTCAGCAGAAATGCGTGAGTGGGTATTGCGCGAGCTGAAAGCAATAGAAGCGCAGCACGAGGTCACCGTGCTCTACGCCTGCGAGTCGGGCAGCCGCGCCTGGGGTTTTGCCTCGCCGGATAGCGACTACGATGTGCGCTTCGTCTATGTGCAGCGCCAGCCCTGGTACCTGCGCGTAGACGCACCGCGCGATGTAATCGAGCGGCCGCTGAGCGACGAGTTGGATATAGGCGGCTGGGAGCTGCGCAAGACTCTGCACCTGCTGCGCAAATCCAACCCCACGCTACTGGAGTGGCTGGACTCGCCGCTGGTTTATCGCAGCGAGTCGGGTGCTGCCGAGCAGTTGCGCGAGCTGGCCGAGCAGTTCTACTGCCCGACCGCCGCACGGCACCACTATCTATCGATGGCCAAGAAGAACTTTCGCGGCTACCTCCAGGACGAGCAGGTGCGCTTCAAGAAATACCTCTATGTGCTGCGCCCGTTGCTGGCCGTACGCTGGATCGACCAAGGCCTGGGTCGCCCACCAATGACCTTCGCCGCACTGCTCGACGCCACCGTACGTGATCCTACCCTGCTGGCGGAAATCGATGCCCTGCTGACGCTCAAGCGCCAGGTAGTGGAGTCGGCCTATGGTCCACGCCGTGAAGCGATCCACGCTTTTATCGAGCAGGCGTTGCAGCAAGCCGAAGCGCAGCCGGCACTGCCCAAAGCGGGCGGCGATACGGCCGATCTCGACCGTTATCTGTGCGAGACGGTGCTGCGCTATTCGTAA
- a CDS encoding HEAT repeat domain-containing protein, producing the protein MKHLKEWLERLRRQPQHPLSSTHYWQQDALNVLADCDEQSDWLQLSRNSNGFVREVAVRVLCDTPSPQALLALVERLNDWVAQVRQLAERGVQQYLHPNQADALLYALEPLLALAGKGRCNPDAILQQMAEVLSRPELHAALIEALNGRRGKGARFLFELLLKSEAGALPTTLQIAMKHADTDVRRMALTASRRLPQAEARVLLRLGFASPSAQIRVTALREWLAQDEQLPQIQNLLRLGLLDPAPAVRCLACWAAPRYQINSSDVLMLGLAEQPTDKNGWLGLIGLAKDLVETRALPTLQIALLHTAPVVRSRALEAIAAIAPDDVLATLLSALDNPSTQVVRAASRLLKRQPIRTGDEQLSAAIVSSLRQGESRKLVTLAALTPLWIHLQHLLQALEIAEDEGQREGLLAALNIWHKRRRRAYALRATAEQQALLSTHLLTLMAAGKLEHCDPQYWIN; encoded by the coding sequence ATGAAACACCTGAAGGAATGGCTGGAGCGCCTACGCCGTCAGCCTCAGCACCCGCTGAGTAGTACGCACTACTGGCAACAGGATGCGCTGAATGTGCTTGCAGATTGCGACGAGCAAAGCGATTGGCTGCAGCTCAGCCGCAACAGTAACGGCTTTGTACGCGAGGTTGCCGTACGCGTGCTATGCGATACGCCAAGTCCGCAGGCTTTGCTCGCACTGGTCGAGCGACTCAACGACTGGGTAGCGCAAGTACGGCAGTTGGCCGAGCGCGGTGTGCAGCAATACCTGCATCCCAATCAGGCTGACGCGCTGCTTTACGCCTTGGAGCCCTTGCTGGCACTAGCCGGCAAGGGCCGCTGCAATCCTGACGCCATCCTGCAGCAAATGGCTGAAGTGCTGTCTCGACCAGAATTACACGCCGCGCTTATAGAGGCACTGAACGGTCGCCGAGGCAAAGGGGCACGCTTTCTTTTCGAGCTACTTCTGAAGAGCGAAGCAGGCGCGCTGCCGACAACGCTGCAAATAGCCATGAAGCACGCCGATACAGACGTACGGCGCATGGCGTTGACGGCCAGCAGACGCCTACCCCAGGCAGAGGCCAGAGTGCTTTTGCGCCTGGGCTTTGCAAGCCCAAGTGCGCAAATCAGGGTAACAGCGTTACGCGAATGGCTGGCGCAGGACGAGCAACTGCCACAGATACAGAACTTGCTGCGCCTGGGTTTGCTCGACCCCGCCCCTGCGGTTCGCTGCCTAGCCTGCTGGGCGGCGCCTCGCTATCAGATAAACAGCTCAGACGTGCTGATGCTTGGACTGGCCGAACAACCTACGGACAAGAACGGCTGGCTCGGACTTATCGGTCTAGCCAAGGATCTGGTTGAAACGCGGGCACTGCCGACTCTGCAGATTGCCTTGTTGCACACGGCGCCCGTGGTGCGTAGCAGAGCATTGGAAGCCATCGCGGCGATAGCCCCTGATGATGTGTTGGCGACCCTGCTGAGCGCTCTGGATAACCCATCCACCCAGGTAGTGCGCGCAGCCAGCCGGCTATTGAAACGCCAGCCCATACGCACGGGCGATGAGCAATTGTCGGCAGCCATAGTCAGCTCACTACGCCAGGGGGAAAGTCGCAAGCTTGTTACCTTGGCCGCGCTGACACCGCTCTGGATCCATCTGCAGCATTTGCTGCAGGCACTGGAAATAGCGGAGGACGAGGGGCAGCGAGAAGGACTGCTGGCGGCACTGAATATATGGCACAAGCGCCGGCGGCGAGCCTATGCATTAAGGGCCACGGCTGAGCAGCAGGCCCTGCTGAGCACCCATTTGTTGACGCTAATGGCAGCAGGAAAGCTGGAGCATTGCGATCCTCAATACTGGATAAATTGA
- a CDS encoding RtcB family protein has translation MQSKTYNLLEVANGKPIKLWTQGVPVEAEAQQQLINTAKLPFIFKHLAVMPDVHLGKGSTIGSVIPTQGAVIPAAVGVDIGCGMMAARTSLTASDLPDNLSGLRDAIERAVPHGRTNTRSGRDKGAWENVPDTTDQAWANLAGRFKLITDKQPRLEKTNNRKHLGTLGTGNHFIEVCLDEAQRVWFMLHSGSRGVGNAIGSLYIELAKADMRQHVANLPDKDLAYFEEGSQHYQDYVEAVGWAQDFARQNRELMMQAVIAAARQVIGKPFEANLQAVNCHHNYVQKERHFGEDVLITRKGAVSAQKGELGIIPGSMGAQSFIVRGLGNEEAFSSCSHGAGRVMSRTQAKKQFSLDDQIRATAHVECRKDLDVIDEITMAYKDIEKVMHAQRELVEVVHTLRQVVCVKG, from the coding sequence ATGCAAAGCAAGACCTACAACCTGCTGGAAGTCGCCAACGGCAAGCCGATCAAGCTCTGGACCCAGGGCGTGCCGGTGGAGGCCGAAGCGCAGCAACAGCTGATCAACACCGCCAAGCTGCCGTTTATCTTCAAGCACCTGGCGGTGATGCCAGACGTGCATTTGGGTAAGGGGTCGACCATCGGCAGCGTGATCCCCACCCAGGGCGCGGTGATCCCAGCAGCGGTGGGCGTGGATATCGGCTGCGGCATGATGGCCGCGCGCACCTCGCTGACTGCTAGCGACCTACCGGACAACCTTAGCGGGCTGCGCGATGCCATCGAACGCGCCGTACCCCATGGTCGTACCAATACCCGCAGCGGCCGCGATAAAGGTGCCTGGGAGAATGTGCCCGATACCACCGACCAGGCCTGGGCCAACCTGGCTGGGCGCTTCAAGCTGATCACCGATAAGCAGCCGCGGCTGGAGAAGACCAACAACCGCAAACACCTGGGAACCCTGGGTACCGGTAACCACTTTATCGAGGTCTGCCTGGACGAGGCGCAGCGCGTCTGGTTTATGTTGCACAGCGGTTCGCGCGGCGTGGGGAACGCCATCGGCAGCCTGTATATCGAACTGGCCAAGGCCGATATGCGCCAGCACGTCGCCAACCTGCCGGACAAGGATCTGGCCTACTTCGAAGAAGGCAGCCAGCACTACCAGGACTATGTGGAGGCTGTGGGCTGGGCCCAGGATTTCGCCCGGCAGAACCGCGAACTGATGATGCAGGCGGTGATAGCCGCAGCGCGCCAGGTAATCGGCAAGCCTTTCGAGGCCAACCTGCAAGCGGTGAACTGCCACCACAACTATGTGCAGAAGGAACGCCACTTTGGCGAAGACGTACTGATCACCCGCAAGGGCGCGGTCTCGGCGCAGAAGGGCGAACTGGGCATCATCCCCGGCTCCATGGGCGCGCAGAGTTTTATCGTGCGCGGCCTGGGTAACGAAGAGGCGTTCAGCTCCTGCAGCCACGGCGCGGGGCGAGTAATGAGTCGTACCCAGGCGAAAAAACAGTTCAGCCTGGACGACCAGATCCGCGCCACCGCCCACGTGGAATGCCGCAAGGACCTCGACGTAATCGACGAGATCACCATGGCCTACAAGGACATCGAAAAAGTCATGCACGCCCAGCGCGAGCTGGTGGAAGTAGTCCACACCCTGCGTCAGGTGGTGTGCGTTAAAGGATAA
- a CDS encoding vWA domain-containing protein, translated as MANIKLFNTREAQLPTSDALNNQQAPAYAYQPKHKLAQLAVTGCLNQTFYADAETQLAEVLKLVAELDARYVAKAALYARKKGHMKDMPALLLAALAAQRSSLMPALFEQVVDNGKMLRTFVQILRSGVTGRKSLGSQPKRLVQTWLNSASERQLLQAAIGNQPSLADVVKMVHPKPADAWREAFFAWLIGKPADAAALPALTRALLAFRSGANSELPEVPFQLLGNETLSAAQWAELAGRMSWQALRMNLNTLVRHGAFAVEGCAEMVAKRLADSAAVAKARVYPYQLLAAYRMTGDGVPLVVREALQDALELSLVNVPALSGKVVVCPDVSGSMSSPVTGYRQGATTAVRCIDVAALVAAAILRKQPQAQVLPFENKVVKVSLNPRDSVMSNAQKLAAIGGGGTSCSAPLKQLADTGAKVDTLILVSDNESWIDARRHGATETLRQWERIKQFNPQARLICIDLQPYGTTQAADRADILNVGGFSDAVFDVLAQFASGTFGAGHWVDAIEKMEL; from the coding sequence ATGGCCAACATCAAATTGTTCAACACCAGGGAAGCCCAGCTACCAACCAGCGATGCGCTGAACAACCAGCAGGCACCAGCCTACGCCTACCAGCCCAAGCACAAGCTGGCCCAGCTGGCAGTAACCGGCTGCCTGAATCAGACCTTCTACGCCGACGCTGAAACCCAACTGGCCGAAGTGCTGAAGCTGGTAGCCGAGCTAGACGCTCGCTACGTGGCCAAGGCCGCGCTTTATGCCCGCAAGAAAGGCCATATGAAAGACATGCCGGCCTTGTTATTGGCAGCCCTGGCCGCGCAGCGTTCGAGCTTGATGCCGGCGCTGTTCGAGCAGGTGGTGGATAACGGCAAGATGCTGCGCACCTTCGTGCAGATCCTGCGTAGCGGCGTGACCGGGCGAAAGTCCCTTGGCTCGCAGCCCAAGCGTCTGGTGCAGACATGGCTGAACAGCGCCAGCGAACGCCAGCTGCTGCAAGCCGCCATCGGCAACCAGCCGTCGCTGGCGGACGTAGTGAAGATGGTTCACCCCAAGCCGGCCGACGCCTGGCGCGAAGCCTTTTTCGCCTGGCTGATCGGCAAACCAGCGGATGCTGCGGCCCTGCCGGCGCTGACCCGCGCACTGCTGGCGTTTCGCAGCGGTGCAAACAGCGAGCTGCCTGAGGTGCCGTTCCAGCTGCTCGGCAACGAGACGCTGAGCGCGGCGCAATGGGCCGAGCTGGCGGGACGGATGAGTTGGCAGGCTCTGCGCATGAATCTCAACACACTGGTGCGCCACGGCGCATTCGCGGTGGAGGGTTGTGCCGAAATGGTGGCGAAGCGTCTGGCCGATAGCGCGGCAGTGGCCAAGGCGCGGGTGTACCCATACCAGTTGCTGGCCGCCTACAGGATGACCGGGGATGGTGTACCGCTGGTAGTGCGTGAAGCGCTGCAGGATGCCCTGGAGCTATCGCTGGTCAACGTGCCAGCGCTGAGCGGCAAGGTGGTGGTGTGCCCGGACGTGTCCGGCTCGATGTCGAGCCCGGTGACCGGTTACCGCCAGGGTGCGACCACAGCGGTGCGCTGCATCGATGTGGCCGCACTGGTGGCGGCGGCGATCCTGCGCAAACAACCGCAGGCCCAGGTGCTGCCGTTCGAGAACAAGGTGGTTAAAGTGTCGCTCAACCCACGTGACAGCGTGATGAGTAACGCACAGAAGCTGGCGGCAATCGGTGGCGGCGGAACCAGCTGCTCCGCCCCGCTAAAGCAACTGGCGGATACCGGGGCCAAAGTGGATACGCTGATCCTGGTTTCCGACAACGAATCCTGGATCGACGCCCGCCGCCATGGCGCCACGGAAACCCTGCGCCAGTGGGAGCGGATCAAGCAGTTCAACCCGCAAGCGCGGCTGATCTGCATTGACCTGCAACCCTACGGCACCACGCAGGCAGCGGATCGTGCAGACATCCTGAATGTCGGCGGTTTCAGCGACGCAGTGTTCGATGTGCTGGCACAGTTCGCCAGCGGCACCTTCGGCGCCGGCCACTGGGTCGACGCCATCGAGAAGATGGAGCTATGA
- the rtcR gene encoding RNA repair transcriptional activator RtcR has product MTRKRTVAIGFVGATLDRVGKGANRWSKWRPSVGLCQQQDLLVDRLELIHSPRDVGLAGRIRDDIAAVSPETEVCLHAMVLHDPWDFQEVYGVLHEFVSSYAFDTEREDYLVHITTGTHVAQICWFLLTEARYLPARLAQTSPGRRAEETTHSGTCTLIDLDLSRYDSIATRFRREQQETLAFLKSGIATRNPAFNRSIEQIERVAVRSRAPMLLVGPTGSGKSFLARRIYELKRARHLLQGRFVEVNCATLRGDGAMSALFGHSKGAFTGAQNAREGLLRSADGGMLFLDEIGELGPDEQAMLLKAIEEKRFFPLGSDKEVESDFLLIAGTHRDLRERVQQGLFREDLFARINLWTFELPGLAGRREDIEPNLEFELERYAREQGRQVRFNLQARQRYLAFASSREAAWSGNFRELSASITRMATLADSGRIDEAQVEDEILRLQSAWSGKGLVKTGMQQELERLLGERWQTLDLFDQLQLPGVVAICREAASLSDAGRRLFAQSRQGKSQPNDADRLRKYLTRFGLDWQMVRAL; this is encoded by the coding sequence ATGACTCGCAAGCGCACCGTTGCCATCGGCTTTGTTGGAGCGACCCTGGATCGGGTCGGCAAGGGCGCCAATCGCTGGAGCAAATGGCGGCCCAGCGTCGGCCTGTGCCAGCAGCAGGACCTACTGGTTGACCGTCTCGAACTGATCCATAGCCCCCGCGACGTAGGGTTGGCTGGGCGCATACGTGACGATATCGCCGCGGTTTCGCCGGAAACCGAGGTGTGTTTGCATGCCATGGTCCTGCACGACCCCTGGGATTTTCAGGAGGTCTACGGCGTCCTGCATGAGTTCGTCAGCAGCTACGCCTTCGATACCGAGCGTGAGGATTACCTGGTGCATATCACCACCGGCACCCACGTCGCGCAGATCTGCTGGTTTTTGCTGACCGAGGCACGCTACTTGCCGGCGCGGTTGGCGCAGACCTCGCCGGGGCGGCGCGCGGAGGAAACCACCCACAGCGGCACCTGCACCCTGATCGACCTCGACCTGTCGCGCTACGACAGCATCGCCACGCGCTTTCGCCGCGAGCAGCAGGAAACCCTGGCGTTCCTCAAATCCGGCATCGCCACGCGCAACCCGGCGTTCAACCGCAGCATCGAGCAGATCGAACGGGTGGCGGTGCGCTCGCGGGCGCCCATGCTGCTGGTCGGGCCGACGGGCTCGGGCAAGTCGTTTCTGGCCCGGCGCATCTATGAGCTCAAGCGCGCCCGGCACCTGTTGCAGGGCCGTTTCGTCGAGGTCAACTGCGCCACCCTGCGCGGCGACGGCGCCATGTCCGCGCTGTTCGGCCACAGCAAGGGCGCCTTTACCGGAGCGCAAAATGCGCGCGAAGGGCTGTTGCGCTCGGCCGATGGCGGCATGCTGTTTCTCGACGAGATCGGCGAATTGGGGCCGGACGAGCAGGCCATGTTGCTCAAGGCCATTGAGGAGAAACGCTTCTTTCCCTTGGGCAGCGACAAGGAGGTGGAGAGCGACTTTCTGCTGATCGCCGGCACCCACCGCGACTTGCGCGAGCGGGTGCAGCAGGGCCTGTTTCGCGAGGACCTGTTCGCCCGCATCAACCTCTGGACCTTCGAGCTGCCGGGCCTGGCCGGGCGCCGGGAGGATATTGAACCGAACCTGGAGTTCGAGTTGGAGCGCTATGCCCGCGAGCAGGGCCGCCAGGTACGCTTCAATTTGCAGGCGCGGCAGCGTTACCTGGCTTTCGCCAGCAGTAGGGAAGCGGCCTGGAGCGGCAACTTCCGCGAGCTGTCGGCCTCGATCACCCGTATGGCCACCCTGGCCGACAGTGGGCGGATCGACGAGGCCCAGGTTGAAGATGAAATCCTGCGCCTGCAAAGTGCCTGGAGCGGTAAAGGACTGGTCAAGACAGGCATGCAACAAGAGCTGGAGCGCCTGCTTGGCGAGCGTTGGCAGACCCTGGATCTGTTCGATCAGCTGCAGTTGCCGGGGGTGGTGGCAATCTGTCGCGAGGCTGCCAGCCTGTCGGATGCAGGCCGCCGGTTATTCGCCCAATCGCGTCAGGGCAAAAGCCAGCCCAACGATGCGGATCGGCTACGCAAATACTTGACGCGTTTTGGGTTGGATTGGCAGATGGTGCGGGCGTTGTAA